The Planctellipticum variicoloris DNA window TCCCCCGCCGTGATCTCCTTCGCGCTCCAGCGGATCGGCAGCTTGTCGACAATCTTCGCCAGCACGCTGTTGGCCTGGGCGTCCCCCCACAAAATCAGATTGTGATTGGCGATGTCTTCGTCGGTCAGGTCCTTGTCGTCCTTCACCCGGGCATCCCCCCGCATCTGCTGCCGCCAGTGCATCACCGCATGCTGCATCTCTGCATGCACCCACGTGTCGACCGCCTTGTGCCGGCAGTAGTTCGACGGACGGACAAACAGGAATGAGTCCATCAGCGCATCGTCGATCGGACCCTGCAGCCCCGGCCGCTTCTGCAGCCCCGCCGATTCGTCCGCCAGGAAGTCCCGCCGCCGCCCCGCCGCCTGCCACTTGCCGTCGACCAGCCGGACCACCGGCCACCCTTCGCCGTATTGCAGCATCACCGTCTGACCATCCAGCTCCAGCGTCACCGGCCGATCCAGCTCATCGCTGTCCGCCGGCGCCGGATAGCCAACCGCCAGCGCCGTGATGTTCTGCGTCGTCCCCTTCAGCCTGCCGGGTCCCGTCCGCTCGATCTTGATCCGCGCCTGCTCCCAGTGTTCCTTCAGTCCCAGCAGTTGCACCCAGTGGCTCGTGTTGTATTTCAGCGAGTAGGTCACGAATTCCAGCTTCTGCGGCAGAGCGTGCGAACCCTCCCCGGCCCACTTCGCCAGTTGCTCTTCGATGATCGTCTGCGATTCCGGCAGAATCTTGTGCGCCGCCATCGGGCCGATGATGTGCTGCAGCTCCAGCCCTTCCTTCTTCATCGCCGCGGCCATGATGTCCGCCGCCTGCTTCTGCTTGTCGATCTCCCCGCTGTAGGCGATCACGTGCAGGTTGTGGAAGTTCGCCGCATAGTCCGTGCAGTCGTACATGTGCCACAACTTCTGCTCGAACCAGCTCGGCTGCAGCGTCTCGTTCTGAAAGACCTTCAGAAACTCGGGCGTCTCCGAGAACCCCGCCCCCGGATTCGCCGCAAACCACATCGCCGGATAGTGCACCGCGAACTGCCACGCGCTCGCCCCCCCCATCGAGAAGCCCCGCACCGCCAGCTTGCCCATGTTGATGCGATAGTTCCGCTCGACCGCGTCCAGGGCCTCCAGCGCATCGACTTCGCCCGCCAGCTTGGCGGCGTTGCAGTACCGCCCGTACGGATGCAGCACGATCGTGTCCGCCGGCGAAATCTGTCCCACCTGCGTCGCCCGCTGCTGAATGAAGTTCAGCTCGCTCAGCGTCTCGCCCCGTCCGTGGAACCACAGGTCGCACCGGTGAGTGACGTCGCCGTCGATCTGGTACGACTCCGGAATCACCACGCCATACGGCTGCGGCGTCCCGTCGAGTTTCGAAATGTAGCCGCGGACCACCAGCCCCTTCTGCTCGGTCCAGGGGTGCTTCTGCTCCAGCAGCAGGTCCGCCCGCTCCAGTCCCGTCTGCAGCAGCTTCTTGCCGACCGGAATTTCCTTCGCGTCGAAGAACTCCCGGAACCGCAGCGCCTGATCGACCGCCCGGTGGTAGATCGCCACGTCGGCGTACAGGTCGTCGGCGATGGGGTCTTCCATCACCGTCGGCGTGGAGTCATCCATGGATTTCGGAGACGTCGGGCGTCCCTTGCCAATCTCCAGCAGCTTTTCGAGCTGCACCAGCTTGGCGGCCAGCTTCGCCAGCCCCTCCTCCAGTTCCTTCCGATCCGCATCGGAGACCTCGACCCCGACTTTGGGAATCCGGCGGACATTCTCAAACTGGTTGTCGGCCGGCCCGTCGGCCCGAACGCCAACTCCGGCAGCGAGCACGCAGAAGGTCGTCAGCAGCAGTCTCGTCACGGGGAAGTTCTCCTGAGGAAAGGCGTTACGACGATTCTCCGCCGCGTCGGCCCGCAGCTCCGGACCCGGTGGCAACATTCGTAACGGTCACACTGCGGGTCAGTCGGAAAAAAATCAAGACAGCCTCTTGTAACGGCATCTCTCGATGCGTAAAATCGATTGACGTTGAGACTCAGTCTCAATCCCTCCCCGGCCGCCGCCCTGCTGGTCCCACCCATGCAACTCGGCTTCACCAACAGCAAACCGCAGTACCTCTGCCGCTGCCTCCGCGTCACCGAAGGGGAGGTCCGCGAAGCCGTCGCGGTCTCCAACGCCGAGACCGTTCGCGGCGTCACCCAAGCCTGCGGGGCCGGCGGCGGCTGCATGGCCTGCCATCGCCACATCAAACGGGTCCTCGCCGAGCAGCAGGCCCAGATCGCCGCCGAAGCCAACTGCCCCGCCTCCCTCGGCTTCGCCTGAACGGCTGAAGCCGCTTGAAGGTCCTCAAGGCGCCGGTGCCCGTGCACGATTTCTCACCGGAGCCATCGTCTCAATCCGGCAAAATAGCGCCGCTGACTTGCAGAGACGATGGCCGGGCGATTCTTCGAGCCCGCAGAAGAGCGAGATCGCACGCCGACGTCACATCGACTGCCGGAACACATCCTCAGCTCTGTTACTGCGCTTCCCCGCCTTCCGGAGCTTTCGGCTCGTCATCGACGACCGGCCCCTTGTCCGATTTCGACTCCAGAATCGTCGCTTTCACGATCCCGTCGAGTCGCGGGAAACTGGCTTCGAGGTAGCGGTTCCCCTCGTATTGAATCGATTGCTGATTGGGGGATTCGCCGTACTCGGCGTTGATCTGCTCGACAACTTCCATGCCGGAGACCACCTTCGCAAACGCCGGGAAGCCCATGGCGTCGAGCCGCGAGTTGTCGCCGAAACTGATGAAAACCTGGCTGGTTCGGGAGTTCGGGCCTCCCTTGGCGAAGGTCATCATGCCGCGCGTGTTGGACTGCTTGACCGGCTCGTCGTCGATCCCCGCGTCCCGCCACTTCGCCTGGACTTCCGGATCCCCATTGATGCCCCACTGCACGACGAACCCCGGAACCACGCGGAAGAACTTGCAGCCGTCGTAGAAACCGTTGCGAACGAGGTCCAGAAAGCGCTCGGCCCCGAGCGGCGCCCACTCGGGATGCACTTCGACGACGAAGTCCCCCTTCGTCGTTTCGAACTTCACCTGGACGACTTCGCCGACCGGAGCGGCGCTTCCGCCACTTTTCGCCGGCGCCGTCGAAACTGGAACGTCCTTTTCCGGCGGCTTCGCACAGCCCGCGAGCAGAACGAGTGCGGCGAAACCAGCCCAGGGCCAGTGAGAAATGCGCGACGTCATCGGCGGCGGACTTTCTGAGAAAAGGAGACCTGGCAATGGTATGAACCGTCGGCTGGAATCGTACCATAGTCGCCGGATTGAACAGAATCGTCGACACACTCCAGGGGAGCAGGCCGCACGTGTCGGATACCGTTTCTCCTCGCCGTTCCCGGCGCTTCGCAGGGCTGGTCGCGATTTGCGTGATCGCGCATACGTTGCTGCTGGCGGACTGCGCCCGCCGGTGGGCGACGACGCACGACGAGTACTGGCATCTGCCGATCGGCGTCGCGCTCTGGCGAACCGGGGCCTGGGACGCCGACCCGATCAACCCTCCCCTGCCCCGCCTGTGGGCGGCACTGCCGCTGGTTATGGCTGGAGCGCCCTCCGGCGACTTGTCACAGGCCGATGATGCCATCGACTATGGCGACGCCTTCTGGCAGGCGAACCCGGAGACCGCTCCCCGCTGGTATTTCCTCGGCCGGCTGATGGCGGCGGCCTGGTCGATCGCGACGGCGCTGCTGCTCACGGCGCTCGTCCGCCGCGTTCTCGGCGACGGCCCGGCTCTGGCCGCCTGCGCAATGTGGTGTTTCAACCCCCTCGTGCTGGGCCACGCGGCGCTGGTCTCACACGATATCCCCGTCACCTGCGGCTTTGTGGCGACGGCCGTGGCTGCGCTCCGTTTCCTCGATCGCCCCGGCGCAGTTCGCGCCCTGCTGCTGGGCGCCGTCCTCGGACTGGCCCAGCTCACCAAGTACACCGCCCTGCTGCTGGGGCCGCTGGTTCTGGCGCTCTGGCTCCTCCATCCGGCCGTCCGCCTCTGGGGCGTGTCTCGCGGCGATCTCATACGACGTGCCGGCTGGCTGGGCCTGGTTCTGGCCGCCGCCTGGGGGATGATCGCGACCGGCTATGGCTTCCAGGGGCTCGGCCAATCGCTGGTCCATCTGTCGCTGGTCAGCACGCCCGGCGTTTGGATCGGCCGCCATGTCGGCGTACTGCCGTCTCCGCTCCCTGCGGCCTATGTGCAGGGTCTCGACACGTTGCTGAAATTCATGGACCAGCCGCAGCCGGTTTATCTGCTCGGACAATGGAGCCTCGACGGCTTCCGGTCCTACTACCTGCTCGGGCTGCTGGTAAAGCTGCCCCTCGGACTCTGGGGACTGCTGCTCCTCGGCCTCCTCACGCTGCGCAGACATCGACCCTTTCCGCGGGCAGTCTGGTTCCTCGGCGTGGTTCCGGTTGTGCTGATCGTCGGCCTGGCCAGTCTCTCGCGAAATCAGCTCGGCGTCCGCTACGTCCTGCCGGCGATTCCATCGCTGTTTCTGCTGGCTGCCGCCGCATTCTCCGATTGGAAATCGGTCAAACCCTGGAGACAGCGACTCGCCGTGGTCTGTCTCGTCTGGGCGCTGGCCAGTCTGAGGGATCATCCGCACGAACTGGCGTCGTTCAACGAGCTTGCCGGCGGAACCACCGGCGGGCGTTGGTGGCTGATTGACTCCAACCTGGACTGGGGACAGGACCTGTTCGCCGTGCGGGACGAAGTCCGCCGGCGCGGCTGGAAAGACGTCCGCGTGGCGTATTTCGGAGCGTTACCGCCCGCCTGGGCCGGGCTGCCGGGTGGCCCGCCGCCGGGGCGGACGCCCGAGCCGGGCTACTACGCCGTCAGCGTGAATTACGTCATGGGTCGGCCGCACGTGCTGCGGGACGCCGAGGGGAAATTCCGCCCGACGGGCATCGAAGAATTCGGCTACTTCCGGTTCTTCGAGCCCGTGACGACTATCGGCGGTTCGATCGACCTGTACGTCCTCACGCCCGAGGATATCGGCCGATACTACCGGGCGCTGCGCGAGCTCTAAGGCGAGCCGCGAGGCTCGACATTGGAATTCGCTCGATTCGAGCAGGTGCGTCGTCCAGTCGTACCCTACGCAAATCGACGGCCGAAGTGCAGTCGCAGACGCGTGACGGTCTCCTCGACGGCAGCGTCCGCTTCCTCGGCCGAGAGCCGATCGCACTCGACCAGCAGGGCCGCCAGATCCACCAGCGTCGCACGAGTCAGTTCCCGACCGAACACCAGCAGCAGCCGGCGTTCGACCAGATCCTCCAGCGTCTGCACATGTTCGTGCCGAATCATCCAGCGGACGACGGCGCGAGACAACGCCGTCCCGGCCACGGGAGTCCGATCATCGCCCGCATCACGCAAGACCGCGCGCAGCCGGGAACCGAAGAGCGGCCACAGGGCGGCGACTTCTTCCGCAGAAACTCCCAGCGGCGACAGTTCGCGGGTCAGCGTCGCAACGGGATCGGGTTGCAGAGCGGCGTAGTCCTCGGCCCCCGGAATCGGCAGGTCCGCCAGCGAGGCCTGTCGCGGCAGGGCGAGCCGTTCGAGAACGCGATCCGCAAGCTGTTCCGCCACCGGTCGCCACGTCGTCAGCTTCCCACCCACCAGCGTCCAGAGCGGCACTCCCGCCCAGACGTCGTCGCGAATGAAGTGTTCGCGCGAGACGGCGGCGTTGCTCGACTCGTCGGCCCTGGGCAGCGGCCGCACGCCGCTGTAGTGCAGCGTGATGTCCTCGGCCGTCAGAGTCACCCCCATCACTTCTTCGACCAGTCCGCGGAGGTAGGACAGTTCGGCCTCTGTGGCGACCGCCGTCCCTGGA harbors:
- a CDS encoding prolyl oligopeptidase family serine peptidase produces the protein MTRLLLTTFCVLAAGVGVRADGPADNQFENVRRIPKVGVEVSDADRKELEEGLAKLAAKLVQLEKLLEIGKGRPTSPKSMDDSTPTVMEDPIADDLYADVAIYHRAVDQALRFREFFDAKEIPVGKKLLQTGLERADLLLEQKHPWTEQKGLVVRGYISKLDGTPQPYGVVIPESYQIDGDVTHRCDLWFHGRGETLSELNFIQQRATQVGQISPADTIVLHPYGRYCNAAKLAGEVDALEALDAVERNYRINMGKLAVRGFSMGGASAWQFAVHYPAMWFAANPGAGFSETPEFLKVFQNETLQPSWFEQKLWHMYDCTDYAANFHNLHVIAYSGEIDKQKQAADIMAAAMKKEGLELQHIIGPMAAHKILPESQTIIEEQLAKWAGEGSHALPQKLEFVTYSLKYNTSHWVQLLGLKEHWEQARIKIERTGPGRLKGTTQNITALAVGYPAPADSDELDRPVTLELDGQTVMLQYGEGWPVVRLVDGKWQAAGRRRDFLADESAGLQKRPGLQGPIDDALMDSFLFVRPSNYCRHKAVDTWVHAEMQHAVMHWRQQMRGDARVKDDKDLTDEDIANHNLILWGDAQANSVLAKIVDKLPIRWSAKEITAGDRRWDAAQHAVIAVYPNPLNPKKYVVLNSSFTYREYDYLNNARQVPKLPDWAIVDIRTKPNSRFPGKIVDADFFDEQWKLKPPHGK
- a CDS encoding (2Fe-2S)-binding protein, translating into MRLSLNPSPAAALLVPPMQLGFTNSKPQYLCRCLRVTEGEVREAVAVSNAETVRGVTQACGAGGGCMACHRHIKRVLAEQQAQIAAEANCPASLGFA
- a CDS encoding peptidylprolyl isomerase, producing MTSRISHWPWAGFAALVLLAGCAKPPEKDVPVSTAPAKSGGSAAPVGEVVQVKFETTKGDFVVEVHPEWAPLGAERFLDLVRNGFYDGCKFFRVVPGFVVQWGINGDPEVQAKWRDAGIDDEPVKQSNTRGMMTFAKGGPNSRTSQVFISFGDNSRLDAMGFPAFAKVVSGMEVVEQINAEYGESPNQQSIQYEGNRYLEASFPRLDGIVKATILESKSDKGPVVDDEPKAPEGGEAQ
- a CDS encoding glycosyltransferase family 39 protein, which codes for MSDTVSPRRSRRFAGLVAICVIAHTLLLADCARRWATTHDEYWHLPIGVALWRTGAWDADPINPPLPRLWAALPLVMAGAPSGDLSQADDAIDYGDAFWQANPETAPRWYFLGRLMAAAWSIATALLLTALVRRVLGDGPALAACAMWCFNPLVLGHAALVSHDIPVTCGFVATAVAALRFLDRPGAVRALLLGAVLGLAQLTKYTALLLGPLVLALWLLHPAVRLWGVSRGDLIRRAGWLGLVLAAAWGMIATGYGFQGLGQSLVHLSLVSTPGVWIGRHVGVLPSPLPAAYVQGLDTLLKFMDQPQPVYLLGQWSLDGFRSYYLLGLLVKLPLGLWGLLLLGLLTLRRHRPFPRAVWFLGVVPVVLIVGLASLSRNQLGVRYVLPAIPSLFLLAAAAFSDWKSVKPWRQRLAVVCLVWALASLRDHPHELASFNELAGGTTGGRWWLIDSNLDWGQDLFAVRDEVRRRGWKDVRVAYFGALPPAWAGLPGGPPPGRTPEPGYYAVSVNYVMGRPHVLRDAEGKFRPTGIEEFGYFRFFEPVTTIGGSIDLYVLTPEDIGRYYRALREL